The Flexivirga oryzae genome has a segment encoding these proteins:
- a CDS encoding NADH-quinone oxidoreductase subunit K: protein MTLQLFLLLAAALFAIGVFGALSQQSVVMVMMGLELMVNAVIVAAAAFWYFLAPAAPDGQVLLLVVISAMTVEMAMGFAVATLLFRASDVDMTDMAAELKR from the coding sequence GTGACGCTTCAACTGTTCCTGCTGCTGGCGGCCGCCTTGTTCGCCATCGGCGTGTTCGGCGCGCTCAGCCAGCAGTCGGTTGTCATGGTGATGATGGGGCTGGAGTTGATGGTCAATGCCGTCATCGTCGCAGCCGCCGCGTTCTGGTACTTCCTCGCACCGGCGGCGCCGGACGGGCAGGTGCTGCTGCTGGTCGTCATCTCGGCGATGACGGTCGAGATGGCCATGGGTTTCGCCGTGGCCACCCTGCTGTTCCGGGCCAGCGACGTGGACATGACCGACATGGCTGCGGAGCTGAAACGGTGA
- a CDS encoding NADH-quinone oxidoreductase subunit J, translated as MTLAVFIVLAVIAIASGVAVFVVDSMARATFALAASFVAVGGELILLTLDYLGVVTILMMVMEMAIMVVFMVMFMMNPAGLMPMSMLHNTRGALTIAAGTFLLLGAAAVLVPWPARRGTVPADPTRAIGEAIMGPQMPVMVGISALLFATIVSALVLAVPHGRYDQPAHDSGETDR; from the coding sequence GTGACACTCGCGGTGTTCATCGTGCTGGCCGTAATTGCGATCGCCTCCGGCGTCGCGGTCTTCGTGGTCGATTCCATGGCGAGGGCGACCTTCGCGCTGGCCGCATCGTTCGTGGCCGTCGGTGGGGAGCTGATCCTGCTCACCCTCGACTACTTGGGCGTGGTCACCATTTTGATGATGGTGATGGAGATGGCGATCATGGTCGTCTTCATGGTCATGTTCATGATGAACCCGGCCGGGTTGATGCCCATGTCGATGCTGCACAACACGCGCGGGGCGCTGACCATTGCGGCCGGCACGTTCCTGCTGCTGGGCGCCGCCGCGGTGCTAGTGCCGTGGCCGGCGCGGCGGGGAACCGTCCCGGCCGATCCCACCCGGGCTATCGGCGAAGCGATCATGGGTCCCCAGATGCCGGTCATGGTCGGCATCTCGGCGCTGCTGTTCGCCACCATCGTGTCCGCGCTCGTGCTTGCTGTCCCACACGGCCGGTACGACCAACCCGCCCACGACAGCGGGGAGACAGACAGGTGA
- a CDS encoding complex I subunit 1 family protein, translating to MTSLVQQAPAWSVLVAVPLVLCAAVLAGSLDAVLDPRGELPLRARLLRPVYEASRSLLVQRRSTTAPDRLLWAVGVVTPLLVAVLMAQVVPLGFAVVSDLGVGLVWFNAMDVLLWAGWWLAGWGPNSVYSLIGGYRFLAQALAYELPLMFALTAPAVAASSLSVPQIVAAQQGRWFIVQMPLAAVVFAAAVAAFAAWGPFAHPVGQDIAGGLLVEQSGPARLLLRWGQYALLVVGSAMTVALFLGGGAGPLLPPWLWTLLKSAAVLAVLLAMRHRMPVWRPDRLMRLAWLVVLPLVLAQLLVVSVLAAAGGGS from the coding sequence ATGACAAGCCTCGTCCAGCAGGCGCCGGCCTGGTCGGTGCTGGTCGCGGTGCCGCTAGTGCTGTGCGCGGCGGTGCTGGCAGGGTCGCTGGACGCGGTGCTCGACCCACGAGGCGAGCTGCCGCTGAGGGCGCGGCTGCTGCGCCCGGTGTATGAGGCATCGCGGTCGCTGCTGGTTCAGCGGCGGTCGACGACGGCTCCGGACCGATTGCTGTGGGCCGTGGGGGTCGTCACCCCGTTGCTGGTCGCGGTGCTGATGGCACAGGTCGTCCCACTCGGCTTCGCCGTGGTGAGCGACCTGGGTGTCGGATTGGTGTGGTTCAACGCCATGGACGTGCTGCTGTGGGCGGGATGGTGGCTGGCCGGGTGGGGCCCGAACAGCGTGTATTCGCTGATTGGTGGCTACCGGTTTCTTGCCCAGGCGCTGGCGTACGAGTTGCCGCTGATGTTCGCCCTGACCGCGCCTGCGGTCGCCGCCAGCAGCCTGTCGGTGCCGCAGATCGTGGCGGCCCAGCAGGGCCGCTGGTTCATCGTGCAGATGCCGTTGGCCGCGGTGGTGTTCGCCGCAGCGGTGGCCGCCTTTGCCGCGTGGGGGCCCTTTGCGCACCCGGTCGGCCAGGACATCGCCGGTGGACTGCTGGTCGAGCAGTCCGGGCCGGCCCGGCTGCTGCTGCGGTGGGGCCAATACGCCCTGCTGGTCGTCGGATCGGCGATGACCGTGGCGCTGTTCCTGGGCGGCGGGGCAGGCCCACTGCTGCCGCCCTGGTTGTGGACGTTGCTCAAGAGCGCCGCGGTGCTCGCCGTGTTGCTGGCGATGCGCCACCGAATGCCGGTATGGCGCCCGGACCGGTTGATGCGCCTGGCGTGGCTGGTGGTGTTGCCGCTGGTACTCGCGCAGCTGCTTGTTGTGTCGGTGCTGGCGGCGGCTGGAGGTGGATCGTGA
- a CDS encoding NADH-quinone oxidoreductase subunit A: MGDFVSILAALGLVLLAAVVVLVAHRLLTVGTTSEPVAPYLSGARPTEHALSRYHVRWYTVTLLFLAFDVEMLFMYAWALVVAEMGAGAVVEMFVFLGLLMAGVVYAWREGALRWV; the protein is encoded by the coding sequence ATGGGCGACTTCGTCAGCATCCTGGCCGCGTTGGGGCTCGTGCTGCTCGCCGCGGTCGTGGTCCTGGTCGCCCATCGCCTGCTCACGGTGGGCACGACCAGTGAACCGGTGGCGCCCTACCTGTCTGGTGCCCGGCCGACGGAGCATGCGTTGTCTCGCTACCACGTGCGCTGGTACACCGTGACGTTGCTCTTCCTGGCTTTCGATGTGGAGATGCTTTTCATGTACGCCTGGGCGCTGGTGGTCGCAGAGATGGGCGCGGGCGCGGTGGTCGAGATGTTCGTCTTCCTCGGGTTGCTGATGGCGGGGGTCGTCTACGCGTGGCGGGAGGGTGCTCTGCGATGGGTTTGA
- a CDS encoding metal-sensitive transcriptional regulator yields the protein MTKTDTTADAPPQAGTSQHSYIANQTKDTYLKRLRRIEGQARGLQRMVEEEQYCIDILTQVSAMTKALQGLALGLLDEHMAHCVVNAARQGGPEADEKLKEASDAISRLVRS from the coding sequence ATGACCAAGACCGATACGACCGCCGACGCCCCACCACAGGCCGGCACCTCCCAGCACAGCTATATCGCGAACCAGACCAAAGACACCTATCTGAAGCGGCTGCGACGCATCGAAGGGCAGGCCCGCGGCCTGCAGCGGATGGTCGAGGAAGAGCAGTACTGCATCGACATCCTCACCCAGGTCTCTGCCATGACCAAGGCCCTGCAGGGGCTGGCGCTCGGGCTGCTGGATGAGCACATGGCGCACTGCGTCGTCAACGCGGCACGCCAGGGCGGTCCGGAGGCGGACGAGAAACTCAAGGAAGCCTCCGACGCCATCTCCCGACTGGTCCGCAGCTGA
- a CDS encoding heavy-metal-associated domain-containing protein: MCTSCNCGTEATDTTDTAQPVAIGTAPASYTVTGMTCGHCVASVTEEVTAIEGVRDVVVDLSTGKLTFESDKPVPHDTVEAAVREAGYALA, encoded by the coding sequence ATGTGCACTTCCTGCAACTGCGGCACCGAGGCAACCGACACCACCGACACCGCCCAACCGGTCGCGATCGGTACGGCGCCTGCGTCCTACACCGTCACGGGTATGACGTGCGGTCACTGCGTGGCATCGGTGACCGAAGAGGTCACCGCGATCGAGGGCGTCCGCGACGTGGTGGTCGACCTGTCCACCGGCAAGCTGACCTTCGAATCCGACAAGCCCGTCCCCCACGACACGGTCGAAGCTGCCGTCCGCGAGGCCGGTTACGCCCTCGCCTGA
- a CDS encoding heavy metal translocating P-type ATPase, which yields MSTTTDSPATTATEATVPDQISQATDVELLLTGMTCASCANRIERKLNKLDGVTATVNYATEKAKVTYGDTVTTDDLVATVESAGYGAKLPQPALASDASAPETADSTSDGADRDAAAALTSLRDRLIVSAILSVPVIAMAMIPALQFDNWQWLSLTLAAPVVVWGALPFHRATWTNLKHGAATMDTLVSMGTLAAFAWSVYALFWGNAGMPGMRHPFELTIGRSDGTSNIYFEAAAGVITFILLGRYLEHRSKRNAGAALRALLNLGARDVAVLRDGVEQRIPVSQLAVGDRFVVRPGEKIATDGVIDEGRSAVDASMLTGESLPVDVSPGDPVVGATVNTSGRLVVRATRVGSDTQLAQMARLVEDAQTGKAAVQRLADRISGIFVPVVIAIAVGTFAAWLVTGAGAAGALTAAVAVLIVACPCALGLATPTALMVGTGRGAQLGILIKGPEVLEQTRTVDTIVLDKTGTVTTGEMTLAQTQVASGEDAAQVLRMAGALEDASEHPIARAIADAAREAGTLGAVEDFANIEGLGVQGIVDGHAVLVGRPQLLDQWSQHLDDTLQAAFDEATGRGQTAVAVGWDGQARAVLVVADRVKDTSAEAIRRLRDLGLRPILLTGDNERVAHTVAGQVGIDQADVYAEVLPADKVDVVTRLQADGRVVAMVGDGVNDAAALAQADLGLAMGTGTDVAIEASDITLVRGDLRVAGDAIRLSRRTLGVIKSNLFWAFGYNVIAIPIAAVGLLNPMLAGAAMAFSSVSVVSNSLRLKGFRSSL from the coding sequence ATGAGCACAACCACTGACTCGCCGGCAACCACCGCTACTGAAGCGACGGTCCCTGACCAAATCTCCCAAGCTACCGATGTCGAGCTGCTCCTGACCGGGATGACCTGTGCCTCGTGTGCCAACCGCATCGAGCGCAAGCTCAACAAGCTCGACGGCGTGACCGCCACGGTCAACTACGCCACTGAGAAGGCGAAGGTCACGTATGGCGACACCGTCACCACCGACGATCTTGTCGCCACCGTCGAGTCTGCCGGGTACGGCGCCAAGCTGCCGCAGCCGGCGCTGGCGTCTGACGCGAGTGCACCCGAGACCGCCGACTCGACCAGCGACGGCGCCGACCGTGACGCCGCTGCTGCGCTCACATCGCTGCGCGACCGGCTGATCGTCTCCGCCATACTCTCCGTCCCGGTGATCGCGATGGCGATGATCCCCGCGCTGCAGTTCGACAACTGGCAATGGCTCTCGCTGACGCTGGCCGCGCCCGTGGTGGTCTGGGGCGCGCTGCCCTTCCACCGCGCAACGTGGACCAACCTCAAGCACGGCGCCGCCACCATGGACACCCTGGTGTCGATGGGCACGCTCGCAGCCTTCGCGTGGTCGGTCTACGCGCTCTTCTGGGGCAACGCTGGTATGCCGGGCATGCGCCACCCCTTCGAGCTGACCATCGGACGCAGCGACGGCACCTCGAACATCTACTTCGAAGCTGCCGCCGGAGTCATCACCTTCATCCTGCTCGGCCGCTACCTGGAGCACAGGTCCAAACGCAACGCCGGCGCGGCGCTGCGGGCGTTACTCAACCTGGGCGCTCGTGATGTCGCCGTACTTCGCGATGGTGTCGAGCAGCGAATCCCGGTGTCACAGTTGGCCGTCGGCGACCGCTTCGTCGTCCGGCCGGGCGAGAAGATCGCCACCGACGGTGTCATCGACGAAGGTCGCTCGGCCGTCGACGCCTCCATGCTGACCGGAGAATCGCTCCCGGTGGACGTCTCCCCCGGCGACCCGGTCGTCGGCGCAACCGTCAACACGTCCGGCCGGCTCGTGGTGCGCGCAACCCGGGTTGGCTCCGACACCCAGCTGGCGCAGATGGCCCGGCTGGTTGAGGACGCCCAGACCGGCAAGGCCGCCGTGCAGCGGCTCGCCGACCGCATCTCGGGCATCTTCGTGCCCGTCGTGATCGCCATCGCCGTCGGCACTTTCGCGGCATGGCTGGTCACGGGTGCCGGTGCCGCCGGCGCCCTGACCGCGGCAGTCGCGGTGCTGATCGTCGCCTGCCCGTGCGCCCTCGGCCTGGCCACCCCGACCGCGCTGATGGTCGGCACCGGCCGAGGAGCCCAGCTCGGCATACTCATCAAAGGCCCGGAGGTGCTGGAGCAGACCCGCACCGTAGACACCATCGTGCTGGACAAGACCGGCACCGTCACCACCGGCGAGATGACCCTCGCGCAGACTCAGGTCGCGTCCGGTGAGGACGCCGCACAGGTGTTGCGTATGGCGGGCGCCCTCGAGGACGCCTCCGAGCACCCGATCGCACGCGCCATCGCCGACGCGGCACGCGAGGCCGGGACGCTGGGCGCCGTCGAGGACTTCGCCAACATCGAAGGCCTCGGCGTGCAGGGCATCGTCGACGGCCATGCGGTGCTGGTCGGTCGCCCGCAGCTGCTGGACCAGTGGTCGCAGCATCTCGACGACACCTTGCAAGCCGCGTTCGACGAAGCGACCGGCCGTGGGCAGACCGCGGTGGCGGTCGGTTGGGACGGGCAGGCTCGTGCGGTGCTCGTGGTGGCCGACCGGGTGAAGGACACTTCCGCGGAGGCGATCCGCCGGCTGCGCGATCTCGGCCTGCGCCCGATCCTGCTGACCGGCGACAACGAACGCGTCGCGCACACCGTCGCCGGCCAGGTCGGCATCGACCAGGCCGACGTCTACGCGGAGGTGCTGCCCGCCGACAAGGTCGACGTGGTCACGCGATTGCAGGCAGACGGACGCGTTGTCGCGATGGTCGGCGACGGAGTCAACGACGCCGCCGCACTCGCGCAGGCCGACCTCGGCCTAGCGATGGGCACCGGCACCGACGTCGCCATCGAGGCCAGCGACATCACCCTCGTACGCGGTGACCTGCGGGTGGCCGGTGACGCCATACGCCTGTCCCGGCGCACCCTCGGCGTCATCAAGAGCAACCTCTTCTGGGCATTCGGCTACAACGTGATCGCGATCCCGATTGCCGCAGTCGGGCTACTCAACCCCATGCTCGCCGGAGCCGCCATGGCGTTCTCCTCCGTCTCCGTGGTCTCAAACAGCCTGCGGCTCAAAGGGTTCCGGTCGTCGTTATGA
- a CDS encoding peptidoglycan-binding protein yields the protein MTGTLLSVPATAASLVQAAPSYADPGSGTSGASGQRSSASTSGIRTAASPTTVVAVRYGSTGSYVKTVQQRLGGLAVDGIFGTRTLAKVKTFQSAHRLVADGIVGPLTWAALGGFPGSAPTPPTPPPPTTPPPSCKVTVLRYGATGSYVSSAQSKLGGIAVDGVFGAGTLSRVKSFQSSKGLVADGIIGPLTWNALGGFPCGTDPTPPTPPPPSNGEGISAVVSIAQKYLGVPYVWGGSSPSQGFDCSGLTSYVYKQAGLYIPRTASQQQAYMKRTTSPQPGDLVFFGSPATHSAIYAGGNLMISADHPGTVVKKENMWTTPTNYGTLR from the coding sequence GTGACTGGAACGCTGCTGAGCGTTCCGGCCACCGCTGCCAGCCTCGTGCAGGCCGCTCCGTCGTATGCCGATCCCGGCAGCGGCACGAGCGGTGCGTCAGGGCAGCGCAGCAGCGCATCGACGAGCGGCATACGTACTGCCGCCTCGCCGACCACCGTGGTTGCCGTGCGCTACGGATCAACAGGCAGCTACGTCAAAACTGTGCAGCAGCGGCTGGGCGGACTGGCGGTCGACGGCATCTTCGGGACACGCACGCTGGCGAAGGTCAAAACCTTCCAGAGCGCGCATCGCCTCGTTGCTGACGGCATCGTCGGTCCGTTGACCTGGGCGGCCCTCGGTGGCTTCCCGGGCTCCGCGCCGACGCCGCCCACGCCTCCACCGCCCACCACGCCGCCGCCGTCGTGCAAGGTCACCGTGCTTCGGTATGGCGCCACCGGCTCTTACGTCTCGAGCGCTCAGAGCAAGTTGGGCGGCATCGCGGTGGACGGCGTCTTCGGCGCCGGCACGCTGTCCCGGGTCAAGTCGTTCCAGAGCAGCAAGGGCCTCGTCGCGGACGGCATCATCGGTCCGTTGACGTGGAACGCGCTGGGCGGCTTCCCGTGCGGCACTGACCCGACACCGCCGACGCCACCCCCGCCGTCGAATGGCGAGGGCATCTCCGCGGTCGTCTCGATCGCCCAGAAGTACTTGGGCGTGCCGTATGTCTGGGGCGGCTCCTCGCCGTCGCAGGGCTTCGACTGCTCAGGGCTTACGTCATACGTCTACAAGCAGGCCGGGCTCTACATCCCCCGGACTGCGAGCCAGCAGCAGGCGTACATGAAGAGAACCACCAGCCCGCAGCCGGGTGACCTGGTCTTCTTCGGCTCACCGGCTACCCACTCGGCCATCTACGCCGGTGGCAACCTGATGATCTCCGCTGACCACCCCGGCACCGTGGTCAAGAAGGAAAACATGTGGACGACGCCCACGAACTACGGCACGTTGCGCTGA
- a CDS encoding C40 family peptidase — protein sequence MGSYSPRHLKRESKVLNKVGRRSLAVAAAGAVVVPLAGMENASAAPSAGLAQAGSVQAAGHLQAAGGLSTAVRIGPTVQYGSRGAAVKTVQRKVGGLAVDGIFGPRTKAKVKSFQRSHRLAIDGIVGRHTWTALGGYSSTPTTKPKPAPKSNSSIVSTALGLRGTPYRWGGTTPAGFDCSGFTQYVYRQAGKSIPRTASAQAAAATRVSNPRPGDLIFWGSPAYHNGIYLGNGKMIAARTPGTVVSVQNLWGNHYFARI from the coding sequence ATGGGTTCGTACTCCCCGCGCCATTTGAAGCGTGAGTCGAAAGTTCTGAACAAGGTTGGTCGCCGCAGCCTCGCGGTTGCTGCCGCCGGCGCCGTCGTCGTCCCGCTCGCCGGCATGGAGAACGCCTCCGCCGCGCCGAGCGCTGGTCTCGCGCAGGCTGGCTCCGTCCAAGCCGCCGGTCACCTGCAGGCGGCCGGTGGCCTGTCCACCGCTGTACGCATTGGTCCCACCGTTCAGTACGGCTCCCGCGGCGCCGCTGTGAAGACAGTCCAGCGCAAGGTCGGCGGCCTCGCAGTCGACGGCATCTTCGGTCCGCGCACGAAGGCCAAAGTGAAGTCGTTCCAGCGTTCGCACCGGCTTGCCATCGACGGCATTGTCGGCCGCCACACCTGGACCGCGCTCGGGGGTTACAGCAGTACGCCGACGACCAAGCCGAAGCCAGCGCCAAAATCTAACTCCTCGATCGTGTCGACCGCGTTGGGGCTGCGTGGAACGCCGTACCGTTGGGGTGGTACCACGCCGGCTGGTTTCGACTGCTCGGGCTTCACCCAGTACGTCTACCGCCAGGCGGGCAAGAGCATCCCGCGGACCGCGTCCGCCCAGGCAGCCGCCGCGACGCGCGTGTCAAATCCGCGTCCCGGCGACCTGATCTTCTGGGGTTCCCCGGCCTATCACAACGGGATCTATCTCGGGAACGGCAAGATGATTGCGGCCCGCACCCCCGGCACCGTGGTTAGCGTGCAGAACCTGTGGGGCAACCACTACTTCGCCCGCATCTGA
- a CDS encoding APC family permease, translated as MSQVPAPSASLARRLGVFDAVVIGLGSMIGAGVFAAFAPAAEAAGAGLLIGLLLAAVVAYCNATSSARLAALYPQSGGTYVYGKQRLGDFWGYQAGWGFVVGKTASCAAMALTFASYAAPGHVRLVAVAAVVGLTAVNYLGVQKSAWLTRVIVALTLLTLAAVVVASLAGGQASSEHLSPFPGAGVHGILQAAGLLFFAFAGYARIATLGEEVRDPARTIPRAIPIALAITLGVYATVAVAALLAAGPTGLAATTAPLREAVQAGRLQQLAPAVQAGAAIAALGSLLALILGVSRTTLAMARDRHLPGVLAAVHPRYGVPHRAELAVAAVVIVLVATIDLREAIGFSSFAVLSYYAIANASALTLTRAEHAPPRVIPALGLLGCIFLAFSLPLTSILIGVGVLALGAALWWARSIST; from the coding sequence GTGAGCCAGGTCCCCGCACCGTCGGCGTCGTTGGCGCGCCGCCTGGGAGTCTTCGATGCGGTGGTGATCGGGCTCGGGTCGATGATCGGGGCTGGAGTGTTCGCGGCGTTCGCCCCTGCAGCGGAGGCTGCCGGGGCGGGGCTGCTGATCGGGTTGCTGCTGGCGGCAGTCGTGGCGTACTGCAACGCGACCTCCTCAGCACGACTGGCCGCGCTGTACCCGCAGTCCGGGGGCACCTACGTGTACGGCAAGCAGCGGTTGGGCGATTTCTGGGGGTACCAGGCCGGTTGGGGATTCGTGGTCGGTAAGACCGCCAGCTGTGCCGCGATGGCGTTAACGTTTGCCTCGTACGCCGCCCCGGGGCATGTGCGTCTGGTGGCTGTGGCGGCGGTGGTTGGTCTGACCGCGGTCAACTACCTGGGTGTGCAGAAGTCGGCCTGGTTGACCCGGGTCATCGTCGCGCTGACTCTGCTGACCCTTGCGGCGGTGGTGGTCGCGAGCCTGGCCGGGGGACAAGCCAGTAGCGAGCACCTGAGCCCGTTCCCGGGCGCGGGGGTGCACGGGATCCTGCAAGCAGCCGGGTTGTTGTTCTTCGCGTTCGCCGGTTACGCGCGCATCGCCACTCTGGGGGAGGAAGTACGCGACCCGGCCCGCACCATCCCCCGCGCGATTCCGATCGCCCTGGCGATCACTTTGGGCGTCTACGCGACGGTGGCCGTGGCCGCTTTGTTGGCCGCCGGCCCGACCGGGCTCGCCGCGACGACCGCACCGCTACGCGAAGCCGTGCAGGCCGGCCGGCTGCAGCAGCTCGCGCCGGCCGTGCAGGCCGGTGCGGCGATCGCCGCGCTCGGGTCACTACTCGCCTTGATCCTGGGAGTGTCCCGCACCACCCTGGCGATGGCCCGCGACCGCCACCTACCCGGTGTACTTGCGGCGGTCCACCCCCGATACGGGGTGCCGCACCGGGCCGAACTGGCCGTCGCCGCCGTCGTCATCGTCCTGGTCGCCACCATCGACCTACGCGAAGCGATCGGGTTCTCCTCCTTCGCGGTACTGAGCTACTACGCCATCGCCAACGCCTCCGCGCTGACCCTCACCCGCGCCGAACACGCCCCGCCCCGCGTCATCCCGGCCCTGGGCCTGCTCGGCTGCATATTCCTGGCCTTCAGCCTGCCCCTGACCAGCATCCTCATCGGCGTCGGCGTCCTGGCCCTCGGCGCGGCCCTGTGGTGGGCCCGGAGCATCAGCACCTGA
- a CDS encoding PadR family transcriptional regulator produces the protein MKTFLAGAIQMHVLHHASEQEIHGAWMTRELARHGHQVSPGTLYPTLHRMEAAGLLTGRDAVLNSRRVRYYRITTAGRTELDTNRETLRQLAAELLRPASGTATPESQKAPE, from the coding sequence ATGAAGACTTTCCTGGCCGGAGCGATCCAGATGCATGTGCTGCATCACGCCAGCGAGCAGGAAATCCACGGTGCATGGATGACCCGGGAACTGGCCCGGCACGGCCACCAGGTCAGTCCCGGCACCCTGTATCCGACGCTGCACCGGATGGAGGCCGCCGGGCTGCTGACCGGCCGCGATGCCGTGCTCAACAGCCGCCGAGTGCGCTACTACCGGATCACCACCGCCGGCCGCACCGAACTGGACACGAACCGGGAAACACTGCGGCAACTGGCCGCCGAGCTCCTTCGGCCAGCGTCCGGCACCGCGACGCCGGAATCACAGAAAGCGCCTGAATGA
- a CDS encoding phosphatase PAP2 family protein, translating into MNLNLFWQINHFAARTGWAHPVMAAFALWGGLVLLVVILAVAWAGHRDSSQPARTAAATVLAGVSAVVALGVNQVVAAAHFEARPFVAHHGVTVLLHHAADNAFPSDHATIAGALAAGILVFARRWGLLAILVALFLAFARVYVGVHYPDDVVVGLALGAVVTVLLWAGLGRLLTKTLQDRLPPAGHRLIGSTQPQHTH; encoded by the coding sequence ATGAACCTGAACCTGTTCTGGCAGATCAACCATTTCGCCGCCCGCACCGGGTGGGCGCACCCGGTCATGGCCGCATTCGCGCTGTGGGGCGGGCTGGTGCTGCTTGTCGTGATCCTCGCGGTGGCCTGGGCCGGCCACCGCGATAGCAGCCAGCCGGCCCGGACCGCCGCGGCCACCGTGCTGGCGGGTGTGTCGGCTGTCGTGGCACTCGGTGTGAACCAGGTCGTCGCAGCGGCACATTTCGAAGCCCGACCGTTCGTGGCCCACCACGGGGTGACGGTCTTGTTGCACCACGCCGCCGACAACGCGTTCCCCAGCGATCACGCGACGATCGCCGGGGCGCTGGCGGCCGGCATCCTAGTATTCGCCCGCCGCTGGGGACTACTCGCGATCTTGGTGGCACTGTTCCTGGCCTTCGCCCGGGTCTACGTCGGCGTGCACTACCCCGACGACGTCGTCGTCGGACTGGCCCTGGGCGCGGTAGTCACCGTCCTGCTCTGGGCGGGCCTGGGGCGGCTGCTGACCAAGACGCTGCAGGATCGATTGCCGCCAGCCGGGCACCGGCTGATCGGTAGCACCCAGCCGCAGCACACGCACTAA
- a CDS encoding methyltransferase domain-containing protein, giving the protein MDEHPSPSLLAQAQHEHWQDTYQEHPGMYGDRPSEAARYAAELFRAVGASSVLELGAGHGRDAMYFAQRGFTVQATDFSATGLHQLQTAASEQGLSDHLCTLEHDVRSPLPLPSDTIDAVYAHMLLCMALSTRQIHAVMDEVRRVLRPGGVLIYTVRHTGDAHYQAGLSHGDNIYEHGGFAVHFFDRALVTALAEGWNLHEIHPFEEGGLPRRLWRVTQTLPARPGHP; this is encoded by the coding sequence GTGGACGAACACCCCAGCCCTAGCCTGTTGGCCCAGGCTCAGCATGAGCACTGGCAGGACACTTACCAGGAACATCCCGGGATGTACGGGGACCGGCCGTCCGAGGCCGCCCGGTATGCCGCCGAACTCTTCCGCGCCGTCGGCGCCAGCAGCGTCCTCGAGCTGGGCGCTGGGCACGGCCGGGACGCCATGTACTTCGCCCAACGGGGATTCACCGTCCAAGCGACGGACTTCAGCGCGACCGGCCTGCACCAGCTGCAAACAGCCGCGTCCGAGCAGGGCCTGTCAGACCACCTGTGCACCTTGGAACACGATGTGCGTAGCCCGCTGCCACTACCCAGCGACACCATCGACGCGGTCTACGCGCACATGCTGCTGTGCATGGCCCTATCAACCCGGCAGATCCACGCCGTGATGGACGAGGTCCGCCGGGTGCTACGCCCCGGCGGAGTACTGATCTACACCGTGCGGCACACCGGTGACGCCCACTACCAGGCCGGCCTCAGCCACGGCGACAACATCTACGAACACGGCGGGTTCGCCGTGCACTTCTTCGACCGTGCCCTCGTCACGGCCCTCGCCGAAGGCTGGAACCTGCACGAGATCCACCCGTTCGAAGAAGGCGGCCTACCCCGACGCCTGTGGCGTGTCACCCAAACCCTCCCGGCACGCCCGGGTCACCCGTGA